The Acidobacteriota bacterium DNA segment CATCATTGAACGCATTGGCCAGATGGCCGCCGAGCATTGCAAACAAAATCCCAGGGCAGTGGTTGTCGTTGATGCTGCGCTGATTTACGAGACCGGCATACCCGGCCGTTTTGTTAAGACGATGGTGGCCTGGTGCCGGCCTGAGCAGCAGGTTGAGCGCCTGATCGAAAAAACCGGCCTCAGCCGCGAAGAAGCTGAAAAGCGCATCGCGAGCCAGATGCCCGCGGACGAAAAACGCCGCCGCGCCGATTTTGTAATCGACTGCTCCGGCAGCCTCGAAGAAACTCGCCGCCAGGTTGAAGCCCTTTATCCCGTGCTGAAACAACTGGCCCTAAGCGAGTGACGCGGCCGGGAGAAGTGCAACTTCTCCCTCCACGATCCAGGAAGGCAAGGCCAGCTTCCGGCAAGTGGTCAAAAGCACCTGATTTTCTTCTCCAATCGTGATAAAAATAGCTCGCTCAATTTTTATGACCTGCATCCAAAGGAGCGCCCAGCGATGAAAAAGAGTTCCATGTTTCTTCTTGCTTTATTTGCCACTCTGGCGGTTGCTTTGCTGGTTGGTTTCCAGGTCCGCACCAGCGGCCAGCAGCACAAGGAGCCTATTGGTTATGAAGACACGCCCATGCTGCCCGGCGGCAAATGGCATGTGCATGACGGCCGGCGTCCGCACCCACCCATTGTCACGCCAGGGACCTTCAGCACCCAGCAGACTC contains these protein-coding regions:
- a CDS encoding dephospho-CoA kinase, which translates into the protein MAGHTVSSVFCDRIYFNPMSVSARYFGLTGGIASGKSTVAAMLRELGAYIVDADKVGHEMLLSTSPAFAELVAAFGRRILDSAGRIDRSKLGSLVFADPAKLQQLNRIVHPRIIERIGQMAAEHCKQNPRAVVVVDAALIYETGIPGRFVKTMVAWCRPEQQVERLIEKTGLSREEAEKRIASQMPADEKRRRADFVIDCSGSLEETRRQVEALYPVLKQLALSE